The Prochlorococcus sp. MIT 0603 DNA window GGTGGCGGTCAAGGCGGTTACGGCGGTGGCGGTCAAGGCGGTTACGGCGGTGGCGGTCAAGGCGGTTACGGCGGTGGCGGTGCACAGCAACAAGTTGATCAGCGTGCTTCTGGCGCTCAAGGTTGGGAAGATAGGAGTTATGGTTCTTCTTCTGAGTCTTCAGAGAGAGATGACACTCGCAGCAAGCGAAGAAGAGGAACTTCCTCTGATTCAGATGTTAGTAATGACGAAAATGTCGATTATGGTGGTGCGGAGGGATAACTCTTAACGTTTACAGCCCGATATCTTCTAATTGTCGGGCTGCTTTTACTAGAATATTCAAATCTGCTTTTTGTTGCTGAGCATTCATGCTGAGCTCATTTCTCCATTTCCGTGCACCTTTAACTCCTTGAACTAGGTTTAATGTGTGTTTGCAAATATCCCATAAGCGACCATTTTGTTTTAAATGTTTTTCAGCGTATGGAATTAACCCTTTAATTGTTGAAGAAGCAGATATTCTTTTTTCTTTTTCTCCAAAGAAAAAATGATCAATATTTTTCCATAGAAGTGGATTTGAATATATTGCTCTTCCTATCATTACTCCATCAAATGTTTTGAGGGCTTCTATACATTGAGATTGATTTTTCAACCCGCCATTTAATTCGATTTTTAATTTTGGCCGATATTTTTTGATTCTCGCAACCATTTCATATTGAAGAGGGGGGATTGTGCGATTTTGCTTAGGGTTTAAACCACTTAGCCATGCTTTTCTTGCATGAATTGAAAATCTTTCTGCCCCTGCTGAAGCTATTTTGTCTATAAATTCAAGCAGAAATATTTCACTATCAAGATCATCTATTCCTGTTCTATGCTTAATTGTTACTGGAATATTGGTTGTTTGTTTCATCGCTTCAATACATTTTGCCACTTGATCTGGATTAGCCATTAAACATGCACCGAAATTCCCAGATTTTACTTTTTGACTAGGGCATCCAAGGTTTAAATTGATTTCATCATATCCCCAAATCTCTGCTAGATGAGCAGCTTCAGAGAGTATTTTTGGATCATCTCCTCCTACCTGAAGTGCAATTGGTCGTTCTATTTCGTCAAAATCAAGCAATTTTGAACAATTATATTCAAGAGCTTTTGCGACAATCATTTCTGTGTATAAAAGAGCTCTTTTGCTTATTTGCCGCATTAGCACTCTAAAATGTCTATCAGTACAGTCGAGCATTGGAGCTACACTGAATTGATAGGCTTCTGTTAGTAATGGCTTTACTTCGTTGATCATTTTTTGTTTTTATACATTTAGTTTTCACTTAGAAAGCTTTGATTTATTTATCTTATGAATAGCAAATTTTTGTTGTTTAGTCGTAGGTCTTTTTTAATGGGATTTTGGTCATTTTTTTTAGGGAGTTTTTTTCGCCCTAAAAAAGTCTTAGCTGCATCTGATTCTGATCAATATTCTTTTGTTTTAACAAAAGAAGATTGGAAAAAACGACTTTCTCCAGAGGCCTTTAATGTTTTGAGAAAAGAAGGTACTGAAAGACCTTTTTCTAGTTTATTGAATAATGAGAAAAGAAAAGGAATTTTTGTTTGTGCTGGATGCGAGCAGCCTTTGTTTGATTCTTCTAAGAAATTTGATAGTGGAACTGGATGGCCAAGTTTTTGGGAACCGTTGCCAAATGCAATAAATACCAAAAAGGATTTTAAATTAATTGTCCCTCGTACCGAATATCATTGTAGTAAATGTGGTGGTCATCAAGGTCATGTATTTAATGATGGACCTAGGCCATCGGGAAAAAGATATTGCAATAATGGTGTTGCACTTCTTTTCCGCCCATTGGATTGAATTTACCTTGGTGCGGGCTTCCGTAGCTTGTTAGATCTTCACTCTTTGCTTCAAGATTAAGGACTAGAGTTTAAAAAAGGTTTCATATGGCTGAAGAACTTTCAACATCAAGTCAAGAAGGTCTAGAAATAGATTCTAATAGTGATCAATCTGAGCGAATTGATTCCTCTTTTAATGAAAAATCATCAGTTGATTCATTACAAGAGGATCAAATTGATATGATCGAGAATAAAATTAATCCCGACTCTACCCCCAATTCTGACGCTACTTCAGACTCTGAACTAGATACGGAATCAATTAAGCAACCTCTTGATAATGAAGCTCGTCTTCAGCAGTTAGAAAGTGAACATGAGACTTTGAAAAGTCAATATATGAGGATAGCCGCAGATTTTGACAATTTCAGAAAACGTCAAACTCGAGATCAAGATGATTTAAAAGTGCAGCTTACTTGTACTACTTTGAGTGAAATTTTGCCAGTTGTAGATAATTTTGAGCGGGCTAGACAACAAATCATCCCAGAAGGAGAAGAAGCCTTAAACCTTCATAGGAATTATCAAAATCTTTATAAGCAACTTGTTGATGTTTTAAAGAAGCTGGGTGTTGCCCCTATGAGAGTTGTAGGCCAAGCTTTTGATCCAACTCTTCATGAGGCCCTTCTTAAAGAGCCAAGTGATGAAGTTCTTGAGGATATAATTATTGAAGAATTAGTTCGCGGATATCATTTGAATGGAAGAGTTTTGCGTCATGCTCAAGTGAAAGTTTCTATGGGGCCTGGTCCTAAAA harbors:
- the dusA gene encoding tRNA dihydrouridine(20/20a) synthase DusA is translated as MINEVKPLLTEAYQFSVAPMLDCTDRHFRVLMRQISKRALLYTEMIVAKALEYNCSKLLDFDEIERPIALQVGGDDPKILSEAAHLAEIWGYDEINLNLGCPSQKVKSGNFGACLMANPDQVAKCIEAMKQTTNIPVTIKHRTGIDDLDSEIFLLEFIDKIASAGAERFSIHARKAWLSGLNPKQNRTIPPLQYEMVARIKKYRPKLKIELNGGLKNQSQCIEALKTFDGVMIGRAIYSNPLLWKNIDHFFFGEKEKRISASSTIKGLIPYAEKHLKQNGRLWDICKHTLNLVQGVKGARKWRNELSMNAQQQKADLNILVKAARQLEDIGL
- the msrB gene encoding peptide-methionine (R)-S-oxide reductase MsrB; the protein is MNSKFLLFSRRSFLMGFWSFFLGSFFRPKKVLAASDSDQYSFVLTKEDWKKRLSPEAFNVLRKEGTERPFSSLLNNEKRKGIFVCAGCEQPLFDSSKKFDSGTGWPSFWEPLPNAINTKKDFKLIVPRTEYHCSKCGGHQGHVFNDGPRPSGKRYCNNGVALLFRPLD
- the grpE gene encoding nucleotide exchange factor GrpE translates to MAEELSTSSQEGLEIDSNSDQSERIDSSFNEKSSVDSLQEDQIDMIENKINPDSTPNSDATSDSELDTESIKQPLDNEARLQQLESEHETLKSQYMRIAADFDNFRKRQTRDQDDLKVQLTCTTLSEILPVVDNFERARQQIIPEGEEALNLHRNYQNLYKQLVDVLKKLGVAPMRVVGQAFDPTLHEALLKEPSDEVLEDIIIEELVRGYHLNGRVLRHAQVKVSMGPGPKSNDEEKQIDEVKQTVNDNDSDDLQEGSVS